A portion of the Salarias fasciatus chromosome 15, fSalaFa1.1, whole genome shotgun sequence genome contains these proteins:
- the cox7a2b gene encoding cytochrome c oxidase subunit 7A2b, with protein sequence MFRHMNALQQVARRSISSSVRREVNKVPEKQKLFQEDNGMPVHLKGGAADALLYRTTMVLTILGTGYVVYELVKAAFPQKKD encoded by the exons ATGTTTAGACACATGAAT gcgctccagcaggtggcgcgGCGGAGCATTAGCAGCTCAGTCCGGAGGGAAGTGAACAAAGTCCCGGAGAAACAGAAGCTGTTCCAG GAGGACAACGGGATGCCGGTCCATCTAAAGGGAGGCGCCGCCGACGCCCTGCTGTACAGAACGACGATGGTGCTCACCATCCTGG GAACCGGATACGTGGTGTACGAGCTGGTGAAAGCAGCGTTCCCTCAGAAGAAGGActaa